Genomic segment of Candidatus Methylomirabilota bacterium:
ACCGGGACAAACGAAGCAAATCATTTCCTACCAGAACCTCGCTCAGGACGATCGTCCAAGCCGACCTGGCGGATCTTGTACAGCATCGCCTTGTAGCTGATCTTCAGGAGTCGCGCGGCCTCCGCCCGATTCCAGCGCACCTTCTCGAGCACTTCTTTGATCACCGCCTTCTCTGCCGCCATGGCGGCGCGCCGGGCGATGTCCTTCAGACCCATCTCGGCCTCGGGAGTCGACGCCACCGGGTGTACCGGCGCAGCGATCGGCGGCCCCCCCTCCGGCTTCGGAGTCCAAGGCTTCTCGCTACGAAGGGCGATCTCCTGCTGGACGAGCGCCTCGGTCTGCAGGACCACCGCGCGCTTGATCATGTTCTCGAGCTCCCGGACGTTGCCGGGCCAGGCGTAGTCCTGGAGGAGGCGGACGGTTCCCGCCGAGATCTTGAGCGCGTCCCGATTGTACTGCCGGCAGAACCGGCTCATGAAGTACTCGACGAGAACCGGGATCTCCTCCCGTCGCTCCCGCAGGGGAGGGATCGAGATCGCGACCACGTTGAGCCGGTAGTAGAGGTCCTCGCGGAACAGCCCGGTCGCCATCACCGAAGCCAGGTTCTTGTTCGTCGCGGCGATCAGCCGGGCATCGGAGGTGATGACCTCGCTGCCTCCGACCCGGAAGAACTGGCCGTCCTGCAGGACGTGCAGCAGCTTGGCCTGAAGCCCCAGCGGCATCTCCCCGATCTCATCGAGCAGGAACGTGCCCCGGTGGGCCAGTTCGAACTTGCCAGGCTTCCGCCGGTGGGCTCCGGTGAAGGCCCCCTTCTCGTGACCGAACAGCTCGGACTCGAGCAGGTCCCCCGGCAACGACGCGCAGTTGACCTTCAGGAAGGGCTTGTCCCGTCGGTCCGATATATAGTGGATAGCCCGGGCCACCATCTCCTTGCCGGTGCCACTCTCCCCCTGCAGCAGGATGGTCGCGTTCGTGTCGGCCGCCCGACGGACGATGTCCTCGACGGCTCGCATCCGCTCGCTGTTCCTGAACAGGAGGTCCAGGTCCACCGAAGCCTGGCTGGCCCCAGAGCCGTTTCCCGTCTGCGCGGCAACGAGCGCTGGACTGTCCGTCTGGGCCAGGGCGGACTTGATCACCTCACGCAGAGCCGGACCAGCAACCGGCTTCACCAGGAAATCGTAGGCGCCGGTCCGCATGCCCTTGACCACCAGGTCTCGGTCTCCCGACCCGGACAGAAGCACCACCGGGACGTCGGCACTCTCGAGCTTGATCTGACGGGCCAAGTCGATGCCGCTCGTGTCGAGCGTGTCGAGGTCCAACAGAACCAATTGGGGGTGAAGGCTGGACAGGAGAGCCAGCGCCTCGCCGGTCGTACCTGCCTCCAGGGCGGTGTGCCCGGCCTCCTTGACGATCCGGCCCAGGCTGGCACGACCCTCCGACCGCCCGTCGATGATGAGGATCGAGGTGGGGCTCATCGGGAAGAAATGACCGGGCGCAAGCAGACCCTTGACGTAGACTGGACGCGTCCCGATACTGGCGGGCGACAAAACCCATGAGAATCCTGGTGGTGGACGACGATCCGTCGGTCGCGGAAATGATCGCGGAAGCGGTCCGGACCTTCGGTCACGATGCGCTGGTGGCCCTGGATGGAACCGAGGGTCTTCGACTGTTGGAGTCCAGCAGCGTCCAGGGTGTCTTTCTCGACCTCGTCATGCCAGGCCTTGGCGGGTTGGCTGTGCTTACCCGAATCAGAAGCCGGTTTCCTCACGTGCCTGTCGTCATCCTTTCGGCTCACGCGGGCGATGAAGAGACCCGGAAGGCCATCGCGCTGGGAGCCTCCGAGGTGATCCTGAAGCCCGCGGGACTTGCCCAGTTCACCGAGGTCCTTTCGCGGTTGACCCGCTCCTGAAATCAGGCTGGGAAAGAGTTCTCCCGGTCCTGCTCCCGTGTCCCGGCTACATTTTCCACTCTCACTTATCTCGGTGTGAAAATCAATCTCCCAATCCGAGCATCCGCAACCTTTGCGCGTGCTGATGAAGCACCCTCGGCGGCCAGATTTGCCGATGACAAGTTCTCGTCGTCGGGGATATGGTAGATCTCGGGTCGTTGAGCGATCCGCCCCAGATGAGCACCCTACTGAATCCGGTCCAGCGCGCGCTCGCCGCAAGAACCCGCGCGGAGCTCCTCGATACGCGCGGCCCCGAGCGGCCGCCACTGAGTCTCCCGGACATCCAGCGCCTCACCGCTCACCTCGAGACGCTCGCGGAAGCTGTCGTCCCGCTACGCATCGACATCCTGCACACGTACACCGGTGACCTCCTCGACCCGTGCATCCGCTTCGAGGCGCTAGCTCAAGGGCTGGACCCGGCGATCTGCCACTGGCCCCTGACCGACCATGGGCTCGCGCCGCGCCCGGATGGGCGCCATCAGCGAAGCCTCGATGGTCTGATCCGCCGGGACGTCGACAAGGTGCCGGTGCACGCCGTCGACGCGGCTCCCGCGTCGAGCGCATGACCGGGCAGAGCCCGTTGCTGTCCACACCGGCGTGAGCGCTTTCGAGCAGCTGCGGGACACGATGGCTGCGTCACTCGGCGTGACGCCGGACCTCATCCTCGAGAACACCCGCCAGAAGGACCTGTCGAAGTGGGATTCGCTCGCCCACATCAACCTGATGGTGGCACTGGAGAGCAATTTCGACGTCAGCCTGGAGGTCGAGGAT
This window contains:
- a CDS encoding response regulator, producing MRILVVDDDPSVAEMIAEAVRTFGHDALVALDGTEGLRLLESSSVQGVFLDLVMPGLGGLAVLTRIRSRFPHVPVVILSAHAGDEETRKAIALGASEVILKPAGLAQFTEVLSRLTRS
- a CDS encoding acyl carrier protein codes for the protein MSAFEQLRDTMAASLGVTPDLILENTRQKDLSKWDSLAHINLMVALESNFDVSLEVEDFAALTSVPAILNYLRSRGIE
- a CDS encoding sigma-54 dependent transcriptional regulator, which encodes MSPTSILIIDGRSEGRASLGRIVKEAGHTALEAGTTGEALALLSSLHPQLVLLDLDTLDTSGIDLARQIKLESADVPVVLLSGSGDRDLVVKGMRTGAYDFLVKPVAGPALREVIKSALAQTDSPALVAAQTGNGSGASQASVDLDLLFRNSERMRAVEDIVRRAADTNATILLQGESGTGKEMVARAIHYISDRRDKPFLKVNCASLPGDLLESELFGHEKGAFTGAHRRKPGKFELAHRGTFLLDEIGEMPLGLQAKLLHVLQDGQFFRVGGSEVITSDARLIAATNKNLASVMATGLFREDLYYRLNVVAISIPPLRERREEIPVLVEYFMSRFCRQYNRDALKISAGTVRLLQDYAWPGNVRELENMIKRAVVLQTEALVQQEIALRSEKPWTPKPEGGPPIAAPVHPVASTPEAEMGLKDIARRAAMAAEKAVIKEVLEKVRWNRAEAARLLKISYKAMLYKIRQVGLDDRPERGSGRK